Proteins encoded in a region of the Ziziphus jujuba cultivar Dongzao chromosome 3, ASM3175591v1 genome:
- the LOC107422007 gene encoding phloretin 4'-O-glucosyltransferase, giving the protein MDSLTLHFRLPYKKKPINQQHQTHAPPFATITAMKQRRYIIVPFPAQGHINPCLQFSKRLIGTGAEVVFVTSISVHRRIMKNKTSTSTPDGLSFFLYSDGFDDGFKPRGDPHRYLSELRRGSKQAVSDLVNSGAKHGCPFTCVFYSLCVQWIAETTRELHVPSALLWIEPATVFGIYYYFFHGYEDEIKNNMNDPSYSIELPGLPLKLTGRDLPTFMDATKSENNETFQLNMFREQFDVLDKETKIPRVLVNSFDALEPEAFISISDDQVKLFGIGPLIQSTFSGEEDHEDQSETSFRGDLYQINTKDNYMEWMSSKPVRSVIYVSFGSFCVLPKPQMEEIAGGLLDYGRPFLWVITERQSEERKKEEDELSCREELEKLGRIVSWCSQLDVLSNTSLGCFVTHCGWNSTLESLVCGVPMVAFPRWLDQGTNAKLIEDVWKTGLRVKANKEGIVERDEIKRCLELVMGDDDIGRNTKKWKDLGRDALKAGGTFDKNFKAFLDEIDQEKGHFVD; this is encoded by the coding sequence ATGGACTCTTTAACACTTCACTTCAGacttccatataaaaaaaaaccaatcaacCAGCAACACCAAACTCACGCGCCACCATTCGCCACCATTACAGCAATGAAACAACGGCGGTACATCATCGTTCCATTTCCAGCACAAGGTCATATAAACCCCTGCCTACAGTTCTCAAAGCGCCTCATCGGAACCGGTGCTGAGGTCGTCTTCGTCACCTCCATCTCAGTCCACAGGCGCATCATGAAGAACAAAACTTCCACTTCCACCCCGGACGGCCTATCTTTCTTCCTCTATTCCGACGGCTTCGACGACGGTTTCAAGCCCCGTGGTGACCCACACCGTTACCTGTCGGAGCTCCGCCGTGGCAGTAAACAAGCTGTCTCCGATCTCGTAAACTCCGGTGCCAAACATGGCTGTCCCTTCACTTGTGTATTCTACTCCTTATGCGTCCAATGGATTGCAGAGACCACCCGTGAACTCCACGTTCCATCGGCGTTGCTTTGGATCGAACCGGCTACCGTGTTCGGCATCTACTACTATTTCTTCCATGGCTATGAAGATGAAATCAAGAACAATATGAATGATCCTTCATATTCGATAGAATTACCTGGACTGCCACTGAAGCTCACTGGTCGTGACCTTCCCACGTTCATGGATGCTACAAAGTCTGAAAACAATGAGACCTTCCAACTCAACATGTTTAGAGAGCAGTTCGATGTGCTCGACAAAGAAACCAAAATTCCAAGGGTGCTTGTGAACAGCTTTGATGCTTTAGAGCCTGAAGCTTTTATATCAATCAGTGATGATCAGGTTAAACTATTCGGGATCGGACCGTTGATTCAGTCCACTTTCTCGGGTGAAGAAGATCATGAAGATCAATCCGAGACTTCATTTAGAGGTgatctttatcaaattaacacaaaagaTAATTATATGGAATGGATGAGCTCGAAACCGGTAAGGTCAGTCATTTATGTGTCGTTTGGAAGCTTCTGCGTGTTACCAAAGCCACAAATGGAGGAAATTGCGGGTGGGCTATTGGATTATGGCCGTCCTTTCTTGTGGGTTATTACAGAAAGGCAATccgaagagagaaaaaaagaagaagatgagctAAGCTGCAGAGAGGAATTGGAGAAGCTTGGGAGGATAGTTTCATGGTGTTCTCAGCTAGACGTTTTGTCAAACACTTCATTGGGTTGTTTTGTGACCCATTGTGGGTGGAATTCCACATTGGAGAGCTTGGTTTGTGGGGTTCCAATGGTGGCTTTTCCTAGGTGGTTAGACCAAGGAACCAATGCGAAGCTTATCGAGGATGTTTGGAAGACAGGATTGAGAGTGAAGGCAAACAAGGAAGGGATTGTTGAAAGAGATGAAATTAAGAGGTGCTTGGAATTGGTAATGGGAGATGATGACATTGGAAGGAATACCAAGAAATGGAAGGATTTGGGTAGAGATGCTTTGAAGGCTGGTGGAACTTTTGATAAGAATTTTAAGGCGTTTTTGGATGAGATAGATCAGGAGAAAGGTCATTTTGTAGATTAA